A section of the Roseivirga sp. BDSF3-8 genome encodes:
- the hemH gene encoding ferrochelatase, with product MRIDKGKKGVLLVNLGTPDSPKVYDVRKYLREFLLDERVIDINALGRWLLVNLIIAPFRAPKSAKVYGELWEDRGSPLLFYSEDVAEMLQTALGDEYSVKLAMRYQSPDMATALHELQSEAVNSILVIPLFPQYASATTGSVIQKAMEITAEWQTIPSLSFISNFLNEELFIKAHATIARPYLEGEDWDHVIFSYHGVPERQIYKGSCNNYCKLGECCQTYHKKNYYCYRAQCFQTSRLLAKALNIPDEKYTVTFQSRLGKDPWVKPYTDEVIRDMPSKGLKKILAFSPSFVSDCLETTIEVGEEFKEIFEESGGEKWQLVPSLNNHPAWIDCLVEMVQREAGINKDVPLVDKVRGEQ from the coding sequence ATGAGGATTGATAAGGGTAAAAAAGGCGTACTGCTCGTAAATTTGGGCACACCGGATAGTCCAAAAGTTTATGATGTGAGGAAATACCTCAGAGAGTTTCTTTTGGATGAACGGGTAATTGATATAAATGCTCTCGGCAGATGGCTTCTTGTAAACCTTATCATTGCTCCGTTCAGGGCACCTAAGTCAGCAAAAGTCTATGGAGAACTATGGGAAGATAGAGGCTCTCCTTTACTTTTCTATTCTGAGGACGTAGCTGAAATGTTGCAAACTGCCCTGGGTGATGAGTATTCTGTAAAGCTGGCTATGCGGTATCAATCTCCGGATATGGCCACTGCCCTGCATGAGTTACAGAGTGAGGCAGTAAATAGCATCCTGGTGATTCCGCTTTTTCCTCAATATGCCTCTGCTACTACCGGTAGCGTAATACAGAAGGCGATGGAAATAACAGCAGAGTGGCAGACAATTCCATCTCTTTCATTTATTTCTAACTTTCTCAATGAGGAGCTATTTATAAAGGCTCATGCTACCATCGCCCGGCCATACCTTGAAGGGGAGGACTGGGACCACGTCATCTTTAGTTATCATGGTGTGCCTGAGCGGCAGATATATAAGGGTAGTTGTAATAATTACTGTAAACTCGGAGAGTGCTGCCAAACGTACCATAAAAAGAACTATTACTGTTACAGGGCTCAGTGCTTTCAGACAAGCCGGCTATTGGCCAAAGCCCTTAATATACCCGACGAGAAATATACTGTTACTTTCCAATCCAGACTGGGTAAAGACCCATGGGTAAAACCCTATACAGATGAAGTGATAAGGGATATGCCTTCTAAGGGACTTAAAAAAATTCTTGCATTTTCTCCTTCTTTTGTTTCTGACTGCCTCGAAACGACAATAGAAGTAGGTGAGGAGTTTAAAGAAATATTTGAAGAGAGTGGTGGTGAAAAATGGCAGCTTGTGCCTAGTCTGAATAATCATCCTGCATGGATAGACTGCCTGGTGGAAATGGTGCAGCGCGAAGCAGGAATAAATAAAGATGTACCTTTGGTTGATAAGGTAAGGGGGGAGCAGTAA
- the prmA gene encoding 50S ribosomal protein L11 methyltransferase — translation MSLSTFTDYTCLSFQCPEHLSEILMAELAETGFESFQEKDHGFDAYIVKGQYNAEAVHDVVSRYRDQADISYEPKEVEMINWNEEWEKNYDPIVVDDKAIVRASFHQPDKDYKYDIVINPKMSFGTGHHHTTYLMLSKQMEIDHAGKSVLDIGSGTGILAIMAKLRGAAYVEAFDVGDWCVENSEENFALNNCRDIKVQQGTINDLTFSNTFDILLANINRNVLLVEIPHYANLLRNKESVLLVSGFFEEHIPDIIKIAEKGGLVVIDKQTRNDWALLTLAKG, via the coding sequence ATGAGCCTATCTACTTTCACTGACTACACCTGCCTATCATTTCAGTGCCCTGAGCATTTATCAGAAATCCTAATGGCTGAATTAGCTGAGACGGGTTTCGAGTCCTTCCAGGAAAAGGATCATGGCTTTGATGCTTACATAGTAAAGGGCCAGTACAATGCCGAGGCAGTTCACGATGTGGTTTCCAGATATCGTGATCAGGCAGATATCTCCTATGAACCTAAGGAAGTGGAGATGATCAATTGGAATGAAGAGTGGGAAAAGAACTACGACCCTATTGTAGTGGATGACAAAGCTATTGTAAGAGCCTCTTTCCATCAACCTGATAAAGATTATAAGTACGATATCGTTATCAACCCTAAAATGAGCTTTGGCACCGGGCACCACCATACTACCTATCTGATGCTAAGTAAGCAAATGGAGATTGACCATGCAGGTAAATCAGTGCTGGACATAGGGTCAGGTACGGGTATTCTCGCCATCATGGCGAAGCTGAGAGGGGCAGCCTATGTGGAAGCATTTGATGTGGGCGACTGGTGCGTGGAAAACAGTGAGGAGAATTTTGCGCTTAATAATTGTAGAGATATAAAAGTACAGCAGGGAACGATAAATGACTTAACTTTTTCTAATACGTTTGATATCCTGCTGGCAAACATTAACAGAAATGTGCTTCTCGTAGAAATACCTCACTATGCTAACTTATTGCGTAATAAAGAGAGCGTATTACTGGTAAGCGGTTTTTTTGAAGAGCATATTCCAGACATCATAAAAATAGCCGAAAAGGGTGGCTTGGTTGTGATAGACAAACAAACACGAAATGACTGGGCGCTATTAACATTAGCAAAAGGATAA
- a CDS encoding DUF6150 family protein, producing MAQVFNACDLYGQVYVESDPNFADYLVYVYDSEAFADLIVYEEENQLFADRSGLWFYTDAKNFADFTVYFVNDPGMADFTIAYTNAQNFAGCR from the coding sequence ATGGCTCAGGTTTTTAATGCCTGCGACCTTTACGGTCAGGTATATGTGGAAAGTGATCCCAATTTTGCGGATTACCTGGTGTACGTGTATGATTCAGAGGCATTTGCCGATCTTATCGTGTATGAAGAAGAGAATCAGTTATTTGCTGATCGTTCTGGCCTGTGGTTTTATACGGATGCTAAGAATTTTGCAGATTTTACAGTGTACTTCGTAAATGATCCGGGAATGGCTGATTTCACCATAGCCTATACTAACGCCCAAAACTTTGCCGGTTGCCGATGA
- the tpiA gene encoding triose-phosphate isomerase, translating into MRKKIVAGNWKMNNDREEAFKLTSEVTHMVEDEVKGNTEVVIIPPFVHISSTRKLVEGIAHLHLGAQNCHEEKGGAYTGEISAGMLQSVGCKYVIVGHSERREFFGEDHEVLSKKVDAVLASDMIPIFCCGEKLDSREDGTQNEVVAQQVEKSLFHLSETQIPAVVIAYEPVWAIGTGKTASAEQAQEMHAFIRKLIAEKYNQDTADKVSILYGGSVKPGNAGELFAQEDIDGGLIGGASLKSRDFTDIIKAI; encoded by the coding sequence ATGAGGAAAAAAATTGTAGCTGGAAACTGGAAGATGAACAATGACCGGGAGGAAGCCTTTAAGCTAACCTCAGAGGTCACGCATATGGTAGAAGATGAGGTAAAAGGTAATACCGAAGTGGTAATCATCCCTCCTTTTGTCCACATCTCCAGCACCAGAAAGCTGGTTGAAGGAATAGCCCATCTTCATTTGGGCGCTCAAAACTGCCATGAAGAAAAGGGCGGGGCTTATACTGGCGAAATATCAGCCGGCATGCTACAATCAGTAGGCTGTAAATATGTAATTGTAGGCCATAGCGAAAGGCGTGAGTTCTTTGGAGAAGATCATGAAGTGCTCTCAAAGAAGGTAGATGCAGTGTTGGCTAGTGACATGATTCCTATCTTCTGCTGCGGAGAGAAACTTGATAGCCGTGAAGACGGTACGCAAAATGAAGTGGTTGCGCAACAGGTTGAAAAATCCTTATTTCACCTTTCTGAGACGCAAATTCCAGCGGTGGTCATTGCATACGAGCCGGTCTGGGCTATAGGGACAGGAAAAACAGCAAGTGCTGAACAAGCCCAGGAGATGCACGCTTTTATAAGAAAACTAATTGCAGAAAAATATAATCAGGATACAGCTGATAAGGTATCCATACTTTATGGCGGTAGCGTAAAGCCTGGTAATGCTGGCGAGCTTTTTGCTCAGGAAGATATTGACGGCGGACTTATTGGTGGGGCTTCCCTCAAAAGCCGTGATTTTACTGACATTATAAAAGCGATATAA
- the uvrA gene encoding excinuclease ABC subunit UvrA, producing MSEMIVTAPYKDLDALDPKKYIIIKGAKVNNLRNLSVAIPRNKLVVVTGLSGSGKSSLAFDTLFAEGQRMYVESLSSYARQFLGRMEKPEVEYIRGVSPAIAIEQKVSTRNPRSTVGTTTEIYDYMKLLYARVGKTYSPVSGEPVTRDTVTSVVDELQRMDEGTRLMVLCPLLPHEDRTLIQELYILLSKGYTRVMTDGDIQYIEELVEEEAKIDELKEVLILIDRTSIRHDDEDSQYRLADSIQTAFFEGHGECIIDIPEQERRTYSDRFERDGIVFEEPTVNFFSFNNPYGACKTCEGFGKVLGIDEDLVIPDKNMSVYEGAIAPWRSEKMGEWLKPLLRHAMDFDFPIHRSYSELSDKDRDLIWNGHRPFKGLNAFFKFIESKTHKIQYRVMLSRYRGRTTCPDCRGTRLRKDAGYVKVGQKSIMDLVLMPVDKVGSFFRDLPLEGHDQKVASRILKEITNRLDYLERVGLGYLTLNRVANTLSGGEFQRIKLATSLGSALVGSMYILDEPSIGLHPRDTDRLIGVLKTLRDLGNTVIVVEHEEDVMKAADQIIDIGPDAGRHGGELMFQGAVTEMNGEHNSHTGKYLSGKEQIKVPKSRRKWRNSIKVIGATENNLKNIDVEIPLDVMTVVTGVSGSGKSTLVKKIITPALSKILGLSAEETGKFSKLAGDYNLITQVEFVDQNPIGKSSRSNPVTYVKAYDAIRNLFADQPLAKQRGYKPSHFSFNVDGGRCEVCKGEGTQKVEMQFMADIYLTCEGCKGKRFKQEILDIKFREKDISEVLDLTVEESLEFFEGNAPVLNRLQPLFDVGLGYVQLGQSSNSLSGGEAQRVKLASFLGKGNSGDKSRILFIFDEPTTGLHFHDISRLLDALNALIKQGHTVLVIEHNMDVVKTADWIIDLGPEGGERGGDIVFSGLPEDMIKVGNNHTAHYLKEKL from the coding sequence TCCAGCCTGGCATTCGATACCCTTTTTGCTGAAGGGCAGCGTATGTACGTAGAAAGCCTTAGCAGCTACGCCCGCCAGTTTCTCGGCCGTATGGAAAAGCCCGAGGTGGAATATATCCGGGGGGTAAGTCCGGCCATAGCTATAGAGCAAAAGGTAAGTACGCGGAACCCACGAAGCACAGTGGGGACTACTACCGAGATATACGACTACATGAAGCTGCTCTATGCGCGTGTAGGTAAAACCTATTCTCCGGTCAGTGGTGAACCAGTCACACGAGATACAGTAACAAGCGTTGTGGATGAACTGCAACGCATGGATGAAGGAACCCGCCTGATGGTGCTTTGCCCCTTGCTGCCACATGAAGACCGTACCCTTATCCAGGAATTATATATACTACTAAGTAAAGGCTACACCCGTGTGATGACAGACGGGGACATCCAGTATATAGAAGAGCTGGTAGAAGAAGAAGCAAAAATTGATGAGCTTAAAGAAGTACTGATCCTTATCGACCGGACCTCTATCAGACATGATGATGAAGACAGCCAGTACCGGCTTGCGGACTCCATTCAAACAGCGTTTTTTGAAGGTCATGGCGAATGCATTATTGATATTCCTGAGCAGGAGAGAAGGACTTATTCTGACCGTTTCGAGAGAGACGGGATCGTTTTTGAAGAACCTACGGTAAATTTTTTCAGCTTCAATAACCCATATGGTGCCTGCAAAACATGTGAGGGTTTTGGTAAGGTGCTGGGTATTGATGAAGACCTGGTGATCCCTGATAAGAATATGAGCGTCTATGAGGGCGCTATCGCACCATGGCGAAGCGAGAAAATGGGTGAATGGCTGAAGCCTTTACTACGCCATGCCATGGACTTTGATTTTCCGATCCACAGGTCGTATAGTGAACTTTCAGATAAGGACCGGGACCTCATTTGGAATGGACACAGGCCATTTAAAGGGCTGAATGCTTTCTTCAAGTTTATAGAATCCAAAACCCATAAAATTCAGTACAGGGTGATGCTTAGCCGGTACCGGGGGCGCACTACCTGTCCTGACTGCCGGGGAACCAGGTTACGCAAGGATGCCGGATATGTAAAAGTAGGCCAAAAGTCCATTATGGACCTGGTACTGATGCCGGTTGATAAGGTGGGATCCTTCTTTCGGGATCTGCCGCTGGAAGGGCACGATCAAAAGGTGGCAAGCCGTATACTTAAAGAAATCACCAACCGCCTTGATTACCTGGAACGGGTGGGACTGGGCTATCTTACGCTAAACCGCGTGGCTAATACGCTTTCCGGAGGAGAATTTCAGAGGATAAAACTAGCTACCTCACTTGGCAGTGCGCTGGTTGGCTCTATGTATATACTTGATGAACCAAGCATAGGCCTCCACCCCAGAGATACCGACCGCCTCATTGGAGTGCTCAAAACCCTTAGGGATTTGGGAAACACCGTGATAGTAGTGGAACATGAAGAAGACGTAATGAAGGCTGCTGATCAGATCATAGATATCGGACCTGATGCGGGCCGGCACGGGGGTGAGCTGATGTTTCAGGGTGCAGTCACTGAAATGAACGGTGAGCATAACTCCCATACCGGTAAATACCTGAGCGGGAAGGAACAAATCAAAGTACCTAAAAGTCGCAGAAAATGGCGTAACTCCATTAAAGTAATAGGCGCTACTGAAAATAACCTGAAGAATATTGATGTAGAGATTCCCCTTGATGTGATGACGGTGGTTACCGGAGTGAGCGGGTCGGGAAAATCGACGCTGGTAAAGAAGATTATTACTCCTGCATTGAGTAAAATACTCGGGCTTTCCGCCGAAGAAACAGGCAAATTCAGTAAGCTGGCAGGAGACTATAACCTGATAACGCAGGTTGAGTTTGTAGACCAGAACCCTATAGGAAAAAGCTCCAGGTCTAACCCTGTTACTTATGTAAAAGCTTACGACGCTATCCGCAATCTGTTTGCTGATCAGCCCCTGGCCAAGCAGAGAGGCTACAAACCAAGCCATTTTAGCTTTAACGTAGATGGCGGCCGCTGCGAAGTGTGCAAGGGTGAAGGTACACAGAAGGTAGAGATGCAGTTTATGGCAGATATATACCTCACTTGTGAAGGATGCAAAGGAAAGCGCTTCAAGCAGGAAATCCTCGACATTAAGTTCAGGGAAAAAGACATAAGTGAGGTGTTGGATTTGACTGTAGAAGAAAGCCTTGAGTTTTTTGAGGGCAATGCGCCTGTGCTAAACCGGCTCCAGCCTCTTTTTGACGTAGGCCTTGGCTATGTGCAACTTGGTCAGTCAAGTAATAGCTTAAGCGGTGGGGAGGCTCAAAGGGTTAAGCTTGCCAGCTTCTTAGGGAAAGGAAACAGCGGAGATAAGAGCCGTATTCTGTTCATTTTTGATGAGCCTACTACTGGGCTTCATTTTCACGATATTAGCCGCCTGCTGGATGCACTGAACGCCCTTATTAAGCAAGGTCATACCGTATTGGTAATTGAACATAACATGGATGTAGTGAAAACGGCAGACTGGATAATAGACCTTGGGCCTGAAGGTGGCGAGCGCGGAGGTGATATTGTTTTTAGCGGTTTGCCGGAAGATATGATCAAGGTGGGGAATAACCACACTGCACATTATCTGAAGGAGAAACTGTAG